From Phycisphaerae bacterium, one genomic window encodes:
- a CDS encoding glycoside hydrolase family 78 protein, whose product MRSKAVLTCCGTLLLISGATAMAGVRVAHLRTEYLTHPLGIDAVQPRLSWVLESDEREVRQAAYQILVAGAKDELGGDKGGLWDSGKVLSGDTAQIVYAGATLKSGQQVFWKVRVWTDGDLPSSWSEAGSWRMGPLEPAAWQAQWISAPGVLQGGDPPPALPSPMFRKVFSLSKPMKQALVTVSSLGLYELRINGQRVGDALLTPEWTDFKKRVQYQTYDVTALLTGGRNVVGAMLGDGWYAGRIGISHVDPAGPLRNFYGRRLHLAAQIVIEYQDGSSETVITDGAWKATTEGPIIKACILDGEVYDARKEMPGWDKDGYDDSGWKPVEVQDRIGARLVAQPNEPVRVTEELEPVKITESQPGRWVVDFGQVLAGFCRAEFNAPAGTTITLRHAEVLNQDGSVYRDNLRMAVYEGDKNLKWGKYLGARQEDQYTSRGGAGVFEPRFTYHGFRYVEITGLPSKEALVSIKARVFHSAPPVSGRFECSSPLLNKLMSNITWTLRDNLPSVPTDCPQRDERLGWMGDMLVFAQPACYLMDMAGFFTKWSADIRDAQAKDGRYPDFAPHPFDPDARFSGVPAWGDCGVVVPWRMYVNYGDKRILAEHFDSARRWVDWIHSNNPDLLWKSKRHNDYGDWLNGDTLDLAKFGFPKGGSEVPKETFATAFFQQSAAIVAKMATVIGKTEEAARYAKLAEDIRTAFIKAYVKEDGRIAGNTQSSYALALNLGLLPEDKRAAAVGYMIERVKAYKDHISTGFHTSIMLMNELTRAGRNDVAYMLINNRTIPSWGYTIEQGATTIWERWDGYVEGRGFQNAGMNSFCHYAIGSVGEWMYRTILGIHPDESHPGYRHFELRPVPGGGLAWAKGSYDSISGRIASEWKLDGGTLTLKVTVPANTTASLYLPAAVESGVTESGEPVGRARGIKAVRMENGVLACELGSGTYTFVSTGVGQ is encoded by the coding sequence ATGCGATCGAAGGCGGTGTTGACCTGTTGTGGTACTCTTCTGCTAATCTCAGGAGCCACGGCCATGGCCGGTGTCAGGGTCGCCCACTTGCGTACCGAGTATCTGACCCACCCGCTCGGGATCGACGCGGTCCAACCGCGTCTGAGCTGGGTGTTGGAGTCCGACGAACGAGAGGTGCGGCAGGCCGCCTACCAGATTCTGGTTGCCGGGGCGAAGGATGAGCTTGGCGGTGACAAGGGGGGGCTGTGGGACAGTGGCAAGGTATTATCCGGCGACACTGCCCAGATTGTCTACGCTGGCGCGACGCTGAAATCGGGTCAGCAGGTTTTCTGGAAGGTTCGGGTTTGGACGGATGGCGACTTGCCTTCGTCGTGGAGCGAGGCGGGCTCATGGCGGATGGGACCTCTGGAGCCGGCGGCGTGGCAGGCGCAGTGGATTTCCGCGCCGGGGGTACTGCAAGGAGGCGATCCTCCGCCCGCTCTGCCGTCGCCCATGTTCCGCAAGGTTTTTTCGTTGAGCAAGCCGATGAAGCAGGCCCTGGTGACGGTTTCGTCGCTGGGTCTGTATGAGCTGCGGATCAACGGCCAGCGGGTAGGCGACGCCTTGCTGACGCCAGAATGGACGGACTTCAAGAAGCGGGTGCAGTATCAGACCTACGACGTGACCGCCCTGCTTACAGGCGGCCGGAACGTTGTCGGGGCCATGCTGGGCGATGGCTGGTATGCCGGGCGGATCGGCATCTCGCACGTCGACCCAGCTGGTCCGTTGCGTAACTTCTATGGCCGCAGGCTTCACCTAGCTGCCCAGATCGTGATCGAGTATCAGGACGGCAGCAGCGAGACGGTGATCACCGACGGCGCGTGGAAGGCGACGACGGAAGGTCCGATCATCAAGGCGTGCATTCTGGACGGGGAGGTCTACGACGCCCGCAAGGAGATGCCTGGGTGGGACAAGGATGGTTATGATGACTCTGGGTGGAAGCCGGTTGAGGTGCAGGATCGGATTGGCGCCCGGCTGGTCGCCCAGCCCAACGAGCCGGTTCGTGTGACGGAGGAGCTCGAGCCGGTGAAGATCACCGAGTCTCAGCCCGGCCGCTGGGTCGTTGATTTCGGTCAAGTTTTGGCCGGCTTTTGCCGTGCCGAGTTCAACGCCCCGGCTGGCACGACGATCACGCTGCGTCATGCCGAAGTGTTGAACCAAGACGGCAGCGTCTACCGCGACAATCTCCGCATGGCGGTTTACGAGGGTGACAAGAACCTCAAGTGGGGCAAGTATCTGGGCGCCCGGCAGGAGGACCAATACACCTCGCGCGGCGGTGCTGGCGTATTCGAGCCGCGTTTCACCTACCATGGCTTCCGCTACGTGGAAATCACGGGTCTGCCGTCCAAGGAGGCTCTTGTCTCGATCAAAGCTCGTGTGTTTCACTCCGCTCCGCCGGTCAGCGGCCGGTTCGAGTGTTCCAGTCCCCTGCTGAACAAGCTCATGAGCAACATCACGTGGACACTTCGGGACAACCTGCCGAGTGTTCCGACCGACTGTCCGCAGCGTGATGAGCGACTCGGCTGGATGGGTGACATGCTGGTTTTTGCCCAGCCGGCCTGTTACCTGATGGACATGGCCGGCTTCTTCACCAAGTGGTCGGCGGACATTCGGGACGCCCAGGCGAAGGACGGGCGATACCCGGATTTTGCCCCCCACCCGTTCGATCCTGACGCCCGGTTTTCCGGTGTTCCCGCCTGGGGTGACTGTGGTGTGGTCGTGCCCTGGCGCATGTATGTGAATTACGGGGACAAGCGTATCCTGGCCGAGCATTTCGACTCCGCTCGTCGCTGGGTGGACTGGATCCACTCGAACAATCCTGACCTGCTGTGGAAGAGCAAGCGGCACAACGATTACGGCGACTGGCTGAACGGCGACACCCTGGATCTGGCGAAGTTTGGTTTCCCGAAGGGTGGGAGCGAGGTGCCGAAGGAGACGTTTGCGACCGCCTTCTTCCAGCAGTCGGCCGCGATCGTCGCGAAGATGGCCACCGTCATTGGCAAGACGGAGGAAGCCGCGAGATACGCGAAGCTGGCCGAGGACATTCGCACAGCGTTCATCAAGGCCTACGTGAAGGAGGATGGCCGGATTGCCGGCAACACGCAGTCGTCGTATGCTCTGGCTCTCAACCTGGGTCTCCTACCGGAAGACAAGCGTGCAGCGGCCGTCGGTTACATGATCGAGCGGGTCAAGGCCTACAAGGACCACATTTCCACTGGCTTCCACACCTCGATCATGCTCATGAACGAGCTGACCCGGGCCGGGCGGAACGATGTCGCCTACATGTTGATCAACAATCGCACGATTCCGTCGTGGGGTTACACCATCGAGCAAGGGGCCACCACGATCTGGGAACGATGGGACGGCTACGTCGAGGGCCGCGGATTTCAGAACGCTGGCATGAACTCCTTTTGCCACTACGCGATCGGCTCGGTGGGCGAGTGGATGTACCGCACGATTTTGGGCATTCATCCTGACGAGAGTCACCCCGGCTATCGCCACTTTGAGCTCCGCCCGGTCCCCGGCGGAGGCCTGGCCTGGGCGAAAGGCAGCTACGATTCCATCTCCGGCAGGATTGCCAGCGAGTGGAAGCTGGACGGCGGCACGTTGACCCTGAAGGTCACGGTGCCGGCGAACACCACGGCCAGTCTCTACCTGCCGGCGGCTGTAGAGAGCGGGGTCACGGAGAGCGGCGAGCCGGTGGGCCGAGCCAGGGGGATCAAGGCGGTCCGCATGGAGAACGGCGTGCTTGCTTGCGAGTTGGGCTCGGGCACGTACACGTTCGTTTCGACGGGAGTCGGGCAGTAG
- a CDS encoding DUF1570 domain-containing protein: MEFATLLSLLLALLSAPPGPAKPASAAASSSLPVDAKQEAALLRDAGTGFAIKRTAHFVVAHNVPPEVADELTARFERTYLSIYRFCEHNRIQVEYPKQRLEAFFFDRREEYDRYGARISFSSPGTFGVYSESSNRSAFLNVHNDPQFVQLHASLVASRQNLDQLSKAIARIRDNRTVVELSFSDGRQMRLNKQQANRELNQARRELKRISGQVDDYSDRINRTVIQHETAHQTFYNAGLHRRGSDNPRWLVEGLACLFETPPSSEGVGIAAINRMRLDDFLAAVSGDREFGRVTAEDVRNAIVAGRIASPRDLITRPGLYQQHDGQGAVHYAVTWAFLHYLHRTRTDQLGAFLRAVSDRRPGQRFSAEQELALFERHFGPLDETLLQRWSAYICKLRR, from the coding sequence ATGGAGTTTGCCACTCTCCTGTCGCTGCTGCTCGCTCTTCTCTCGGCTCCGCCCGGGCCGGCCAAGCCCGCGAGCGCCGCGGCGAGCTCTTCCTTGCCGGTCGACGCGAAGCAGGAAGCTGCTTTGCTCCGCGATGCCGGGACGGGCTTTGCCATCAAGCGGACCGCGCATTTTGTCGTGGCTCACAATGTTCCCCCCGAGGTAGCCGATGAACTGACCGCTCGGTTCGAGCGCACGTACCTTTCGATCTACCGTTTCTGCGAGCACAACAGGATTCAGGTGGAGTATCCCAAGCAGCGACTTGAAGCGTTCTTTTTCGACCGCCGCGAGGAATACGACCGTTACGGGGCCCGCATTTCCTTCTCGTCTCCGGGCACATTCGGCGTCTACAGCGAGTCCAGCAACCGCTCCGCGTTCCTGAACGTGCACAATGACCCGCAGTTCGTCCAGCTCCACGCGAGCCTGGTGGCATCGCGCCAGAACCTGGACCAGCTGTCGAAGGCGATCGCCAGAATCCGTGACAATCGAACCGTGGTGGAGTTGAGCTTCAGCGACGGCCGGCAAATGCGACTCAACAAGCAGCAGGCTAACCGGGAGCTGAACCAGGCTCGCCGAGAGCTGAAGAGGATCTCCGGCCAAGTGGACGACTACTCGGATCGGATCAACCGTACGGTCATCCAGCACGAGACGGCTCACCAGACCTTCTACAACGCTGGTCTTCACCGCCGCGGGTCGGACAATCCCCGGTGGCTGGTTGAAGGGCTGGCCTGTCTGTTTGAGACTCCGCCCAGCTCGGAGGGCGTGGGCATTGCGGCGATCAACAGGATGCGTCTTGACGATTTCCTTGCCGCGGTGTCGGGTGATCGCGAGTTCGGCCGAGTCACGGCCGAGGATGTGCGCAACGCCATTGTTGCGGGCCGAATCGCTTCGCCTCGCGACCTGATCACGCGCCCGGGTCTCTACCAGCAGCATGACGGCCAGGGAGCGGTCCACTATGCTGTCACCTGGGCGTTTCTGCATTACCTTCACCGGACTCGCACCGATCAGCTGGGGGCGTTCCTGCGGGCCGTGAGCGACCGGAGACCCGGCCAGCGTTTCTCGGCGGAGCAGGAACTTGCGTTGTTCGAGCGGCACTTTGGACCGCTCGACGAGACGTTGCTCCAGCGATGGAGTGCTTACATCTGCAAGCTGCGGAGATAG
- a CDS encoding Rne/Rng family ribonuclease — protein sequence MPIGHDQREKNHRLDQPATPPAPSREGKAHTLRAIKPDERAMLINVAEGEECRIAIVHQNRLEELFIERDSSASHVGNIYKGRVTNVEPSIQAAFIDFGLPKNGFLHISDLQPQYFPDGMRGIEDIGRKTPRRDRPPIQKCLRRGQEVIVQIIKEGIGTKGPTLTTYVSIPGRYLVMMPGMNRLGVSRRIEDEEARRKMRRLLDELDLPKDMGFILRTAGQDQTKRELQRDLTYLQRLWNVVARRVKSDRAPCELYQESDLVIRTIRDVYSSEFNRVIVDCTKTAQKVRDFLSIAMPRGGSEVEEYSGHEPLFHRFSIEQEIERLYSRVVPLPSGGSLIIDSTEALVAIDVNSGRFRDHDDAEETAFRTNMEAADEIARHLRLRDLGGLILCDFIDMRTDKHRREVERCLRDALKKHKERAKCLRMSQFGIIEITRQRMRPSIKKSIYQDCPHCHGTGLIKNAESMTLDVIRLLAVATHHEQVERVSVRVPPSVAFHLQNHKRAKIFAMEQDTGIRITIHGDSHLGPDQYLFECLDQRGGVVRVIDVPEAPSRQRDVHGKRSRPAEPERNDDDSRFEEMVD from the coding sequence GAAAAACCATCGGCTCGATCAGCCGGCTACACCCCCGGCACCGTCGCGCGAGGGCAAAGCCCACACCCTCCGAGCCATCAAGCCCGACGAACGGGCTATGCTCATCAATGTGGCGGAAGGCGAGGAATGCCGCATCGCCATCGTTCATCAGAACCGCCTGGAAGAGCTGTTTATCGAGCGAGACAGCTCCGCCTCGCATGTGGGCAATATCTATAAGGGACGAGTCACCAACGTCGAGCCTAGCATTCAGGCCGCGTTCATCGATTTCGGACTGCCCAAAAACGGCTTCCTCCACATCAGCGATCTGCAGCCGCAGTATTTCCCCGACGGCATGAGGGGCATTGAGGACATCGGCCGCAAGACACCGCGCCGCGATCGGCCGCCGATTCAGAAGTGCCTGCGCCGCGGCCAAGAGGTTATCGTCCAGATCATCAAGGAAGGCATCGGTACCAAAGGCCCGACGCTGACAACCTACGTCTCCATTCCCGGCCGGTACCTGGTCATGATGCCAGGTATGAACCGATTGGGTGTCTCCCGCCGGATTGAGGACGAGGAAGCCCGCCGGAAAATGCGACGGCTGCTGGATGAGCTCGATCTGCCCAAGGACATGGGCTTCATCCTCCGCACCGCCGGACAGGACCAGACCAAGCGCGAGCTGCAGCGCGACCTCACCTACCTCCAGCGGCTCTGGAACGTGGTCGCCCGACGGGTCAAGAGCGACCGGGCGCCGTGCGAACTCTACCAGGAATCCGATCTGGTGATCCGCACCATCCGCGACGTCTATTCGTCGGAATTCAACCGGGTGATTGTCGACTGCACAAAAACCGCCCAGAAGGTGCGGGACTTCCTCTCGATCGCCATGCCCCGTGGCGGCTCCGAGGTCGAAGAGTACTCCGGCCACGAACCTCTGTTTCACCGATTCAGTATCGAGCAGGAGATCGAGCGGCTCTACTCCCGCGTCGTTCCGCTGCCATCCGGCGGATCGCTTATCATCGACTCAACCGAGGCCTTGGTTGCCATCGACGTCAACAGCGGGCGGTTCCGGGATCACGACGATGCCGAAGAGACCGCATTCCGCACCAATATGGAAGCAGCCGACGAGATCGCCCGACACCTGCGGCTGCGCGATCTGGGCGGCCTCATCCTCTGCGACTTCATCGATATGCGGACAGACAAGCATCGCCGCGAGGTGGAGCGGTGCCTCCGAGACGCACTCAAGAAGCACAAGGAGCGAGCCAAGTGCCTCCGCATGAGCCAGTTCGGCATCATCGAGATCACCCGCCAGCGCATGCGCCCGTCAATCAAGAAGAGCATCTACCAGGATTGCCCGCATTGCCATGGCACCGGACTGATCAAGAACGCCGAGTCTATGACGCTTGACGTCATCCGCCTGCTGGCGGTCGCGACACACCACGAGCAGGTGGAGAGAGTCTCGGTCCGCGTCCCGCCGTCGGTCGCGTTCCACCTGCAGAACCACAAACGGGCCAAGATCTTCGCGATGGAACAGGACACCGGCATCCGCATCACCATCCACGGGGATAGCCACCTGGGCCCCGATCAGTACCTCTTCGAGTGCCTGGATCAGCGCGGCGGCGTCGTTCGCGTGATCGACGTGCCCGAGGCCCCCAGTCGTCAACGCGACGTCCACGGCAAACGCTCGCGACCGGCCGAGCCGGAACGGAACGATGACGATAGCCGATTCGAGGAAATGGTCGACTGA
- the argH gene encoding argininosuccinate lyase: MSKPTQKSWQARFSESAHCLTESYVESLSFDRRLWQYDIAGSVAHAEMLAEVGLITKADCQAIVRGMKEIEAEIRADRFKWDPACEDIHMAVEGALITKVGEPGKRLHTARSRNDQVALDLRLYTRDAIDLDMLPLLRSAQTALVEMAGGCVNAVMPSYTHLQRAQPVTAAAYLLAYVEQLDRDFDRFTDARKRANVCPLGSGALAGSTLPIDRHAVARRLGFAAITRNSIDATGDRDFITEFLAAAAICAGHLSRLAEDWVLYSSQEFQFIRIADAFCTGSSMMPQKRNPDVMELVRGKVARVYAALLGILTLTKGLPQAYNRDLQEDKIYLFGAHDTLKASLEIVAEVVRHARFNLDRLAQATQRGFLDATNLAEYLVAKGVPFRQAHQYVGRLVAQAEDHNRELAELSLDDFKTVCDRIGQDVYDYLGATNVVNRYRSEGNAGPASAAEQIRYWQQRLGGSR; the protein is encoded by the coding sequence ATGTCGAAACCAACGCAGAAAAGCTGGCAGGCGAGGTTCTCCGAATCCGCCCATTGCCTGACCGAGAGCTATGTCGAGAGCCTCTCCTTCGATCGGCGTCTGTGGCAGTATGACATCGCCGGGAGCGTGGCTCACGCCGAGATGCTCGCCGAGGTCGGCCTGATCACCAAGGCCGACTGCCAGGCGATCGTCCGGGGGATGAAGGAGATCGAGGCCGAAATCCGGGCGGATAGGTTCAAGTGGGACCCCGCCTGTGAGGATATCCATATGGCCGTCGAGGGAGCCCTGATCACCAAAGTCGGTGAGCCCGGCAAGCGGCTGCACACCGCAAGATCGCGTAACGATCAAGTGGCCCTCGATCTGCGACTGTACACCCGCGACGCAATCGATCTGGATATGCTGCCCCTGCTGAGAAGCGCTCAGACCGCACTGGTGGAAATGGCTGGCGGATGTGTCAACGCGGTCATGCCCTCATACACCCACCTGCAGCGGGCCCAGCCGGTCACCGCGGCAGCCTACTTGCTGGCCTATGTGGAACAGCTCGATCGCGACTTCGACCGGTTCACCGACGCTCGAAAACGGGCCAACGTCTGCCCGCTCGGCTCCGGGGCGCTGGCCGGCTCAACCCTGCCAATCGATCGGCACGCGGTGGCCCGGCGACTCGGCTTCGCCGCGATCACACGAAACAGCATCGACGCCACCGGCGATCGAGACTTCATCACCGAGTTCCTGGCGGCGGCCGCCATCTGCGCCGGCCACCTGTCACGGCTCGCCGAAGACTGGGTCCTGTACTCCTCCCAGGAGTTCCAGTTCATTCGGATCGCGGATGCATTCTGTACCGGCTCGTCCATGATGCCCCAGAAGCGGAACCCCGACGTCATGGAACTGGTCCGCGGCAAGGTGGCACGCGTGTACGCCGCCTTGCTCGGTATCCTCACCCTGACCAAGGGACTGCCCCAGGCCTATAACCGCGATCTTCAGGAGGATAAAATCTACCTGTTCGGCGCTCACGATACACTCAAGGCATCGCTGGAGATCGTGGCCGAAGTCGTTCGTCACGCCCGCTTCAACCTCGATCGGCTTGCCCAGGCCACGCAACGAGGCTTCCTGGATGCGACCAATCTGGCCGAGTACTTGGTCGCTAAGGGCGTCCCCTTCCGACAGGCCCACCAGTACGTCGGCCGGCTGGTCGCCCAGGCCGAGGACCATAACCGCGAACTGGCCGAACTCTCATTGGACGACTTCAAGACCGTATGCGACCGGATCGGCCAGGACGTCTACGACTACCTCGGGGCGACCAATGTCGTCAACCGGTACAGGAGCGAGGGTAACGCCGGGCCGGCTTCCGCAGCCGAGCAGATCCGCTACTGGCAACAACGCCTGGGCGGCAGCCGGTAG
- a CDS encoding aldo/keto reductase — translation MRAIDRREFLGAATAAAGAALTGSVQALLTDAAAPANSPGFLRASDTVRLGKTGLKASRLALGTGTKILMQRELGAAAIVRLLRHGLDRGICWWDTADMYKIHPYMGTALKEIERDRVVINTKTLARDAATAKADIERFRKELDTDYIDIVLLHCLTDGRWPEKLQGPMDALSEAKRRGHVRLVGCSCHSLDALKASAASPWVDIQLARVNPYAVIMDIRKADEVPIVTGVLEEMHKNGKVVYGMKILGEGQFKGDRIDRSLEFGLRQSYLTGFTIGFRYPEEIDDIIARIDRLKVPRV, via the coding sequence ATGAGAGCGATTGACCGACGCGAGTTTCTGGGTGCAGCGACGGCCGCAGCGGGCGCGGCTCTGACCGGCAGCGTCCAAGCCCTTCTGACTGACGCAGCTGCACCGGCGAATTCGCCCGGTTTCCTTCGAGCCTCGGATACTGTCCGGCTGGGCAAGACAGGCCTGAAGGCATCGCGTCTGGCGTTGGGAACGGGGACGAAGATCCTCATGCAGCGTGAGCTTGGCGCTGCGGCGATCGTCAGGCTGCTTCGCCATGGTCTGGATCGGGGCATCTGCTGGTGGGACACGGCCGACATGTACAAGATCCACCCCTACATGGGCACCGCCCTCAAGGAGATAGAGCGGGACCGAGTGGTCATCAACACCAAGACACTGGCCAGGGATGCGGCCACAGCGAAGGCCGACATCGAGCGGTTTCGCAAGGAGTTGGACACCGACTACATCGACATCGTTTTGCTGCACTGCCTGACGGACGGGCGCTGGCCGGAGAAGCTGCAAGGTCCCATGGATGCGCTCAGCGAGGCCAAGCGAAGGGGTCATGTAAGGCTGGTCGGCTGCTCGTGCCACTCACTGGATGCGCTGAAGGCTTCGGCGGCCAGTCCCTGGGTGGATATCCAGCTTGCGCGGGTCAATCCCTACGCAGTGATCATGGACATCCGCAAGGCCGATGAGGTCCCCATAGTGACCGGGGTTTTGGAGGAGATGCACAAGAACGGCAAGGTCGTGTATGGCATGAAGATTCTCGGCGAGGGGCAGTTCAAGGGCGACCGAATCGACCGCTCGCTCGAGTTTGGGCTGAGGCAGAGCTACCTGACCGGCTTCACCATCGGTTTCCGTTATCCTGAGGAAATCGACGACATCATCGCCCGCATCGATCGGTTGAAGGTTCCGAGGGTATAG